In a single window of the Labrus mixtus chromosome 20, fLabMix1.1, whole genome shotgun sequence genome:
- the ubtf gene encoding nucleolar transcription factor 1 isoform X2: protein MNGVMDPSTQGQVWAQDDLLKLLEGMKVALPQKDLSKYKTSESHLDWQKVAFNTYTADMCKQKWQEVSKEIRKFRTLTELIVDAQDYIKNPYKGKKIKKHPDFPKKPLTPYFRFFMEKRAKYAKLHPEMSNLDLTKILSKKYRELPDKKKKKYVDDFLRDKETFVHSMGKFREDHPDLVESMAKKGSNVPEKPKTPQQLWYTHEKKAFLKTHPDATTKDIKDSLGKQWTQLSDKKRLKWISKSLEQRKLYEGTMREYIQQHPELNMTQNDIVKSTLTKAERHLKDKSDGRPDKPPPNGYSMFCAELMSNMKDVPSTERMVMCSQRWKLLKQGEKDAYQKRCEQRKKEYEIEMNRFLSSLSEEEQQRVMSEDKTGFKRGTAANSSANKKKNSKAKASPEKPKRPISAMFIFSEEKRPKLQQERPDLSDSELTRLLARMWNELPDKKKEKYKRLETVLKAESEKKEREDRSRLPDPPKTAQDIWQQSVIGDYLARFKNDRPKAQKAMEGTWSTMEKKEKIMWIKKAAEDQKRYERDLCEMRSPAATIASGKKMKFEGEPKKPPSNGYQKFSQEMLSNGELNHLPMKERMTEIGSRWQSLSLKDKDRYKKIAEEKQRQYKVTLEQWLASLSSQERNTYIEYNSQKRRAPAKPGGPKAKAKKSETEEEDDDDDDDEPEKASSEADSSSEDDDDDDDDEEDDDDDEDDEDDDDEAEDKENKSEDSSSESNSQGSSDSDSD from the exons ATGAATGGAGTAATGGATCCATCCACCCAAGGCCAAG tGTGGGCTCAGGATGACCTATTAAAACTGCTGGAGGGCATGAAAGTGGCCCTGCCCCAGAAAGACCTGAGTAAGTACAAAACATCAGAGTCCCACCTCGACTGGCAGAAGGTGGCTTTCAACACTTACACAGCGGACATGTGTAAGCAGAAGTGGCAGGAGGTCTCTAAAGAG ATTCGTAAATTCCGAACTCTCACAGAGCTTATAGTTGATGCCCAAGACTACATCAAAAACCCTTACAAGGGCAAGAAAATAAAG aaacacccaGATTTCCCCAAGAAGCCCTTGACTCCATACTTCCGCTTCTTCATGGAAAAGAGGGCTAAGTATGCAAAGTTGCACCCTGAGATGAGCAACCTCGACCTAACTAAAATCCTCTCAAAGAAGTACAGAGAGCTGCCCGACAAAAAGAAG AAAAAATATGTTGATGACTTCttgagagacaaagaaacatttgtGCATAGCATGGGGAAGTTCAG GGAAGATCACCCAGACCTTGTGGAGAGCATGGCCAAGAAAGGTTCAAATGTTCCAGAGAAGCCCAAGACACCCCAACAGCTGTGGTATACCCATGAAAAGAAGGCCTTCCTCAAGACACACCCAGAT GCGACCACCAAAGACATCAAGGACAGTCTTGGAAAACAGTGGACGCAGCTCTCTGACAAGAAAAGACTCAAATGGATCTCAAAGTCTCTTGAGCAGAGGAAACTGTATGAG GGGACAATGCGGGAGTACATCCAGCAGCACCCAGAGTTAAACATGACCCAAAACGATATCGTGAAGTCCACCCTGACGAAGGCTGAGCGCCACCTGAAAGACAAATCTGACGGCAGACCTGACAAACCGCCTCC AAATGGTTATTCAATGTTCTGTGCCGAGCTGATGTCGAACATGAAGGATGTACCCAGCACAGAGCGTATGGTGATGTGCAGCCAGCGGTGGAAGCTCCTGAAACAGGGTGAGAAGGACGCCTACCAGAAACGCTGTGAACAG aggaagaaggagTATGAAATTGAGATGAACAGATTCCTGAGC AGTTTGtctgaggaggagcagcagcggGTCATGTCCGAGGATAAGACAGGTTTTAAAAGGGGCACTGCAGCCAACAGTTCCGCcaacaagaagaagaactcaAAAGCAAAG GCCAGTCCAGAGAAACCCAAAAGGCCAATTTCAGCCATGTTCATCTTCTCTGAGGAAAAGCGTCCCAAACTGCAGCAGGAGCGGCCCGACCTTTCCGACAGCGAGCTCACAAGACTTCTGGCTCGCATGTGGAATGAGCTGCCCGATAAGAAGAAG GAGAAGTACAAACGTCTAGAAACGGTCCTGAAGGCAGAGTcggaaaagaaggagagggaggaccGTAGTCGTTTACCAGATCCACCCAAGACTGCCCAGGACATCTGGCAGCAGAGTGTCATAGGGGACTACCTGGCCAGATTTAAG AATGACCGGCCAAAGGCACAGAAAGCGATGGAAGGCACCTGGAGCACcatggagaaaaaggagaaaataatgtGGATCAAAAAGGCAGCGGAGGACCAGAAAAGATACGAG AGAGACCTGTGTGAGATGCGCTCACCTGCTGCTACCATCGCCTCAGGGAAGAAGATGAAGTTTGAGGGTGAACCCAAGAAGCCTCCATC AAACGGATACCAGAAGTTCTCTCAGGAGATGCTGTCCAACGGTGAGCTGAATCATCTCCCCATGAAGGAACGGATGACTGAGATCGGCAGCCGCTGGCAGAGTTTATCTCTGAAGGACAAGGACCGCTACAAGAAGATCGCTGAGGAGAAGCAGAGGCAGTACAAAGTCACACTGGAGCAGTGGCTCGCG AGCCTGTCTTCACAAGAAAGAAACACTTACATAGAATATAATTCACAA AAAAGGAGAGCTCCGGCAAAGCCAGGCGGCCCCAAGGCCAAAGCCAAGAAATCT gaaacagaggaggaggacgatgatgacgatgatgacgagCCGGAGAAGGCTTCCTCTGAAGCGGACTCATCCAGCGAggacgacgatgacgacgacgatgat gaggaggacgacgatgatgatgaagacgacGAAGACGATGATGACGAGGCGGAGGACAAGGAGAACAAGTCGGAGGACAGCAGCAGCGAGTCAAACTCACAGGGGTCGTCAGACTCTGATTCAGACTGA
- the ubtf gene encoding nucleolar transcription factor 1 isoform X1, producing the protein MNGVMDPSTQGQVWAQDDLLKLLEGMKVALPQKDLSKYKTSESHLDWQKVAFNTYTADMCKQKWQEVSKEIRKFRTLTELIVDAQDYIKNPYKGKKIKKHPDFPKKPLTPYFRFFMEKRAKYAKLHPEMSNLDLTKILSKKYRELPDKKKKKYVDDFLRDKETFVHSMGKFREDHPDLVESMAKKGSNVPEKPKTPQQLWYTHEKKAFLKTHPDATTKDIKDSLGKQWTQLSDKKRLKWISKSLEQRKLYEGTMREYIQQHPELNMTQNDIVKSTLTKAERHLKDKSDGRPDKPPPNGYSMFCAELMSNMKDVPSTERMVMCSQRWKLLKQGEKDAYQKRCEQRKKEYEIEMNRFLSSLSEEEQQRVMSEDKTGFKRGTAANSSANKKKNSKAKASPEKPKRPISAMFIFSEEKRPKLQQERPDLSDSELTRLLARMWNELPDKKKEKYKRLETVLKAESEKKEREDRSRLPDPPKTAQDIWQQSVIGDYLARFKNDRPKAQKAMEGTWSTMEKKEKIMWIKKAAEDQKRYERDLCEMRSPAATIASGKKMKFEGEPKKPPSNGYQKFSQEMLSNGELNHLPMKERMTEIGSRWQSLSLKDKDRYKKIAEEKQRQYKVTLEQWLASLSSQERNTYIEYNSQKRRAPAKPGGPKAKAKKSETEEEDDDDDDDEPEKASSEADSSSEDDDDDDDDKEEDDDDDEDDEDDDDEAEDKENKSEDSSSESNSQGSSDSDSD; encoded by the exons ATGAATGGAGTAATGGATCCATCCACCCAAGGCCAAG tGTGGGCTCAGGATGACCTATTAAAACTGCTGGAGGGCATGAAAGTGGCCCTGCCCCAGAAAGACCTGAGTAAGTACAAAACATCAGAGTCCCACCTCGACTGGCAGAAGGTGGCTTTCAACACTTACACAGCGGACATGTGTAAGCAGAAGTGGCAGGAGGTCTCTAAAGAG ATTCGTAAATTCCGAACTCTCACAGAGCTTATAGTTGATGCCCAAGACTACATCAAAAACCCTTACAAGGGCAAGAAAATAAAG aaacacccaGATTTCCCCAAGAAGCCCTTGACTCCATACTTCCGCTTCTTCATGGAAAAGAGGGCTAAGTATGCAAAGTTGCACCCTGAGATGAGCAACCTCGACCTAACTAAAATCCTCTCAAAGAAGTACAGAGAGCTGCCCGACAAAAAGAAG AAAAAATATGTTGATGACTTCttgagagacaaagaaacatttgtGCATAGCATGGGGAAGTTCAG GGAAGATCACCCAGACCTTGTGGAGAGCATGGCCAAGAAAGGTTCAAATGTTCCAGAGAAGCCCAAGACACCCCAACAGCTGTGGTATACCCATGAAAAGAAGGCCTTCCTCAAGACACACCCAGAT GCGACCACCAAAGACATCAAGGACAGTCTTGGAAAACAGTGGACGCAGCTCTCTGACAAGAAAAGACTCAAATGGATCTCAAAGTCTCTTGAGCAGAGGAAACTGTATGAG GGGACAATGCGGGAGTACATCCAGCAGCACCCAGAGTTAAACATGACCCAAAACGATATCGTGAAGTCCACCCTGACGAAGGCTGAGCGCCACCTGAAAGACAAATCTGACGGCAGACCTGACAAACCGCCTCC AAATGGTTATTCAATGTTCTGTGCCGAGCTGATGTCGAACATGAAGGATGTACCCAGCACAGAGCGTATGGTGATGTGCAGCCAGCGGTGGAAGCTCCTGAAACAGGGTGAGAAGGACGCCTACCAGAAACGCTGTGAACAG aggaagaaggagTATGAAATTGAGATGAACAGATTCCTGAGC AGTTTGtctgaggaggagcagcagcggGTCATGTCCGAGGATAAGACAGGTTTTAAAAGGGGCACTGCAGCCAACAGTTCCGCcaacaagaagaagaactcaAAAGCAAAG GCCAGTCCAGAGAAACCCAAAAGGCCAATTTCAGCCATGTTCATCTTCTCTGAGGAAAAGCGTCCCAAACTGCAGCAGGAGCGGCCCGACCTTTCCGACAGCGAGCTCACAAGACTTCTGGCTCGCATGTGGAATGAGCTGCCCGATAAGAAGAAG GAGAAGTACAAACGTCTAGAAACGGTCCTGAAGGCAGAGTcggaaaagaaggagagggaggaccGTAGTCGTTTACCAGATCCACCCAAGACTGCCCAGGACATCTGGCAGCAGAGTGTCATAGGGGACTACCTGGCCAGATTTAAG AATGACCGGCCAAAGGCACAGAAAGCGATGGAAGGCACCTGGAGCACcatggagaaaaaggagaaaataatgtGGATCAAAAAGGCAGCGGAGGACCAGAAAAGATACGAG AGAGACCTGTGTGAGATGCGCTCACCTGCTGCTACCATCGCCTCAGGGAAGAAGATGAAGTTTGAGGGTGAACCCAAGAAGCCTCCATC AAACGGATACCAGAAGTTCTCTCAGGAGATGCTGTCCAACGGTGAGCTGAATCATCTCCCCATGAAGGAACGGATGACTGAGATCGGCAGCCGCTGGCAGAGTTTATCTCTGAAGGACAAGGACCGCTACAAGAAGATCGCTGAGGAGAAGCAGAGGCAGTACAAAGTCACACTGGAGCAGTGGCTCGCG AGCCTGTCTTCACAAGAAAGAAACACTTACATAGAATATAATTCACAA AAAAGGAGAGCTCCGGCAAAGCCAGGCGGCCCCAAGGCCAAAGCCAAGAAATCT gaaacagaggaggaggacgatgatgacgatgatgacgagCCGGAGAAGGCTTCCTCTGAAGCGGACTCATCCAGCGAggacgacgatgacgacgacgatgat aaggaggaggacgacgatgatgatgaagacgacGAAGACGATGATGACGAGGCGGAGGACAAGGAGAACAAGTCGGAGGACAGCAGCAGCGAGTCAAACTCACAGGGGTCGTCAGACTCTGATTCAGACTGA
- the slc4a1a gene encoding solute carrier family 4 member 1a (Diego blood group): MENNFSFEEGSEMSYEENDSAFPSPVRLMPSGQSDTFVLERREDEEENEPPMEAIIIPSNSEAYLNLNTNATTRGDAQAYVELNELQGSTWQETSRWVGYEENLNPATGTWGPSHVSYLTFKSLIQLRKAMSSGAVILDVNSSSLSAVAEKVADELLNKGEIRSSDRDGLLRALLMRRSQSGGPVVTASGDIEMQTFSVTKTRDTSDNMEASIVLSGVLDILQKPVVAFVRLRDSVVMDSSLESPVPVRFVFVLVGPSQSNIDYSESGRAMGALMADWVFCLEAFLAQTDKDLTNAIADFMDCSIVIPPTEIQDKGMLEPIIDFQQKMLRDRLRPSDTRLAFGDRIRAEKAPEEPREDPLARTGYPFGGMIKDIKRRYRHYISDYTDALNPQVLAAVIFIYFAALSPAITFGGLLADKTEKLMGVSELMISTSIQGVIFCLIAAQPVLVIGFSGPLLVFEEAFFAFCKSQGYEYIVGRIWVGVWLIVIVVIIVAVEGSFLVRFISRFTQEIFSILISLIFIYETFNKLIKIFKTHPLVLNYDHLNDTMDNPFHPVIKEHIEYHPDGNVTIHELEIDRAYPNTALLSMCLMFGCFSIAFFLRTFKTGHYFPGPLRRLIGDFGVPIAIFFMIAVDICIEDAYTQKLVVPKGVQVTNPNVRGWFINPMGEKKPFPIWLMGACCVPALLVFILIFLESQITTLIVSKPERKMVKGSGFHFDLLLLVTMGGISSIFGVPWLSAATVRSVTHANALTVMSKGPKPEIEKVLEQRISGILVAIMVGVSIFMEPILKMIPMTALFGIFLYMGITSLSGIQMWDRILLLITPKKYHPADAYATRVGTMRMHLFTFIQLMCLALLWMVKMSPFSLALPFVLILTIPLRMAMTGTLFSKLEMKCLDADDAKVAFEEETEEDV, encoded by the exons ATGGAAAACAATTTCAGCTTTGAGGAG GGCAGTGAAATGTCCTATGAAGAAAATGACTCAGCCTTCCCTTCTCCAGTGAGACT GATGCCATCCGGCCAGAGTGACACTTTTGTTCttgagaggagggaggatgaggaggagaatgagCCACCAATGGAGGCCATCATCATCCCCAGCAATTCAGAGG cttaTTTGAACCTGAACACAAATGCCACAACAAGAGGGGATGCCCAA GCCTATGTGGAGCTGAATGAGCTTCAGGGCAGCACCTGGCAGGAGACCAGTCGATGGGTGGGCTACGAGGAGAATTTAAACCCTGCAACAGGAACATGGGGTCCTTCTCATGTCTCCTATCTCACCTTTAAGAGTTTGATCCAGCTACGCAAAGCCATGAGCTCAG GTGCTGTCATCTTGGACGTAAATTCCAGCAGCCTGTCTGCTGTGGCTGAGAAGGTGGCCGATGAGCTTCTGAACAAGGGTGAGATCCGCTCGAGTGATCGGGACGGGCTGCTGAGAGCTCTCCTCATGAGACGCAG TCAGTCTGGGGGGCCTGTTGTTACCGCCTCTGGAGACATTGAAATGCAGACCTTTTCTGTAACCAAGACG AGAGACACCTCTGACAACATGGAGGCCTCAATTGTCCTCTCAG GTGTCCTGGACATCCTGCAGAAACCAGTGGTGGCCTTTGTGAGACTCAGAGACTCTGTGGTGATGGACTCATCCCTGGAGTCGCCTGTCCCTGTTcgctttgtctttgtgttggtgGGTCCAAGCCAGAGCAACATAGACTACAGTGAAAGTGGCCGCGCTATGGGTGCTCTGATGGCCGACTGG GTGTTCTGTCTGGAGGCCTTCTTGGCACAGACTGACAAAGATCTAACCAATGCAATTGCTGACTTCATGGACTGCAGCATTGTGATCCCCCCCACTGAGATCCAGGATAAGGGAATGCTCGAACCGATCATCGATTTCCAGCAAAAGATGTTGCGTGACCGACTCCGTCCCTCAGACACTCGTCTTGCCTTCGGCGACAGAATCAGAG CTGAGAAGGCTCCAGAGGAGCCGCGTGAGGACCCTCTGGCCCGTACAGGCTATCCTTTTGGTGGGATGATAAAGGATATAAAGCGCCGTTACCGCCACTACATCAGCGACTACACAGATGCTCTGAACCCACAGGTCCTCGCTGCAGTCATCTTCATCTACTTCGCCGCCCTTTCCCCTGCTATCACTTTCGGAGGGCTTCTgg CTGACAAGACTGAGAAACTGATGGGCGTGTCAGAGCTAATGATCTCTACCAGCATCCAGGGTGTCATCTTCTGTCTCATCGCCGCCCAGCCGGTCCTCGTCATTGGCTTCTCTGGACCGCTGCTGGTGTTTGAGGAAGCCTTTTTCGCT TTCTGCAAGAGCCAGGGCTACGAGTACATTGTGGGTCGTATCTGGGTGGGGGTGTGGCTGATCGTGATTGTGGTCATCATCGTTGCTGTGGAGGGCAGCTTCCTGGTCAGATTCATCTCTCGCTTCACTCAAGAAATCTTCTCCATCCTCATTTCGCTCATCTTCATCTATGAGACCTTCAATAAGCTCATCAAG ATCTTCAAAACCCACCCTCTGGTCCTGAACTACGACCATCTAAACGACACAATGGACAACCCCTTTCACCCCGTCATCAAGGAGCACATTGAGTATCATCCAGATGGCAACGTAACCATTCATGAGTTGGAGATTGATAGGGCCTACCCCAACACTGCCCTGCTGTCCATGTGCTTGATGTTTGGCTGCTTCTCCATTGCGTTCTTCCTCCGCACTTTCAAGACTGGTCATTATTTCCCCGGCCCG CTGCGACGTTTGATTGGAGATTTCGGTGTCCCCATTGCTATTTTCTTCATGATTGCTGTGGACATCTGCATTGAGGATGCTTACACTCAG AAACTTGTTGTCCCAAAAGGTGTTCAGGTGACAAACCCCAACGTCAGAGGCTGGTTCATTAACCCCATGGGAGAAAAGAAGCCTTTCCCTATTTGGTTGATGGGTGCCTGCTGTGTCCCGGCGCTGCTTGTCTTCATTCTCATCTTCCTTGAGTCCCAGATTACCAC GCTGATTGTGAGCAAACCTGAGCGGAAGATGGTGAAAGGATCTGGTTTTCATTTCGATCTGCTTCTCTTGGTCACCATGGGAGGCATCTCCTCTATTTTCGGGGTGCCCTGGCTGAGTGCTGCCACCGTGCGATCCGTCACTCACGCCAACGCCCTCACAGTCATGTCCAAGGGCCCAAAACCCGAGATTGAGAAGGTGTTAGAGCAGAGGATCAGTGGGATTCTTGTGGCCATCATGGTTG GTGTTTCTATCTTCATGGAGCCCATTCTGAAGATGATTCCCATGACAGCCTTGTTTGGTATCTTCCTCTACATGGGTATCACCTCTCTGAGTGGAATCCAGATGTGGGACAGGATACTTCTGTTGATAACGCCAAAGAAGTACCATCCAGCTGACGCCTATGCCACCAGG GTGGGCACAATGCGGATGCACCTCTTCACATTTATCCAGCTCATGTGCCTTGCCCTCCTCTGGATGGTGAAGATGAGTCCCTTCTCTTTGGCGCTTCCTTTTGTTCTCATTCTCACCATCCCTTTGCGCATGGCCATGACCGGCACTCTCTTCTCTAAACTGGAGATGAAATGT CTGGATGCAGATGATGCCAAAGTGGCGTTTGAGGAGGAGACTGAGGAGGATGTGTAG